A single genomic interval of Oceanithermus profundus DSM 14977 harbors:
- a CDS encoding dipeptidase, producing MIDPLNQLLEFLAIPSVSADPSHKQDVERAAHWLDNRLSEAGFAVEVVPTTGHPIVYAEKQVDASAPTVLVYGHYDVQPPDPLELWETPPFEPTIKDGKIYARGASDDKGQVFAHVAAAMQLADDLPVNLKFLIEGEEEVGSPNLVPFVKEHRRRLAADVVLISDSPMFAPGLPTLTYGLRGLAYLEVRLRGLARDVHSGAYGGAVPNAAHAAAWMIAQLKDPMGWIRIPGFYDDVVPVAPEERAMWARLPFDEEAFKAEVGAEATPGEPGYGILERRWARPTLDVNGLGSGYQGEGSKTVIPAEAFFKFSMRLVPDQDPEKIADLAEAYLREILPEGYAMEVIRHHGGDPVVVPTNSPPMQAAAQALEEAWGRETVFTREGGSIPIVADFMRELEAPVVLMGFGLESDNLHAPNEKFDAVNFEKGIEASKNFLRLLPMYLKGGSA from the coding sequence ATGATCGATCCCCTGAATCAGCTCCTCGAATTCCTGGCCATTCCCTCGGTTTCTGCGGATCCCAGCCACAAGCAGGACGTCGAACGCGCCGCGCACTGGCTGGACAATCGTCTGTCCGAGGCCGGGTTCGCGGTGGAGGTCGTTCCCACCACGGGCCACCCCATCGTCTACGCCGAGAAGCAGGTGGACGCTTCGGCGCCTACGGTGCTCGTCTACGGTCACTACGACGTGCAGCCGCCCGACCCGCTCGAGCTCTGGGAGACCCCACCCTTCGAGCCCACGATCAAGGACGGAAAGATCTACGCCCGCGGCGCCTCCGACGACAAGGGGCAGGTCTTTGCCCACGTGGCGGCGGCCATGCAGCTCGCCGACGACCTGCCCGTCAACCTCAAGTTCCTGATCGAGGGCGAAGAGGAGGTGGGCAGCCCCAACCTGGTCCCCTTCGTCAAGGAGCACCGTCGGCGCTTGGCCGCCGACGTGGTTCTGATCTCGGACTCGCCGATGTTCGCCCCGGGCCTGCCCACGCTTACCTACGGCCTGCGCGGGCTCGCCTACCTGGAGGTGCGCCTGCGCGGCCTCGCCCGTGACGTCCACTCCGGCGCCTACGGCGGCGCGGTGCCCAACGCCGCCCACGCCGCCGCCTGGATGATCGCCCAGCTCAAGGATCCAATGGGTTGGATCCGCATCCCCGGCTTCTACGACGACGTCGTTCCCGTCGCCCCCGAAGAGCGGGCGATGTGGGCCCGACTCCCCTTCGACGAGGAGGCCTTCAAGGCCGAGGTGGGGGCCGAGGCCACCCCCGGCGAGCCCGGCTACGGCATCCTGGAGCGCCGCTGGGCCCGGCCCACGCTCGACGTGAACGGCCTGGGCTCCGGATACCAGGGGGAGGGTTCCAAGACGGTCATCCCCGCGGAGGCCTTCTTCAAGTTTTCGATGCGGCTCGTTCCCGACCAGGATCCGGAGAAGATCGCCGACCTGGCCGAGGCCTACCTGCGCGAGATCCTGCCCGAGGGGTACGCCATGGAGGTCATCCGCCACCACGGAGGCGATCCGGTGGTCGTCCCCACGAACTCGCCGCCCATGCAGGCCGCCGCTCAGGCGCTCGAGGAGGCCTGGGGGCGCGAGACCGTCTTCACCCGCGAGGGCGGCTCCATTCCCATCGTGGCCGACTTCATGCGCGAGCTCGAGGCCCCGGTGGTGCTCATGGGGTTCGGGCTCGAGAGCGACAACCTGCACGCCCCCAACGAGAAGTTCGACGCCGTCAACTTCGAAAAGGGGATCGAGGCCAGCAAGAACTTCCTGCGGCTGCTGCCCATGTACCTGAAAGGAGGCTCCGCGTGA
- the hspR gene encoding heat shock protein transcriptional repressor HspR, fused homodimer type, producing MSKDRPVYIISVAAELVDMHPQTLRLYERKGLIRPKRSSGKTRLYSERDIEHLREIRRLTQELGVNLAGVEEIMRLRQELEALQERFEAEAERLKKALQDEAAKIETPPALPGEVEEESKAAPSDRPVYVISVAAELVDMHPQTLRLYERKGLIRPKRSSGKTRLYSERDIEHLREIRRLTQELGVNLAGVEEIMRLRQELEALQERFEAEIGRLRLELLAKVGEARGPEGEAAPEAGGEGA from the coding sequence GTGAGCAAGGATCGTCCGGTTTACATCATCTCCGTCGCCGCCGAGCTGGTGGACATGCACCCTCAGACCCTGCGCCTCTACGAGCGCAAGGGCCTAATCCGCCCCAAGCGCAGTTCGGGCAAGACCCGCCTCTACTCCGAACGCGACATCGAACACCTGCGCGAGATCCGCCGGCTCACCCAGGAGCTAGGCGTCAACCTCGCCGGCGTCGAGGAGATCATGCGCCTGCGGCAGGAGCTCGAGGCGTTGCAGGAACGCTTCGAGGCCGAGGCCGAGCGCTTGAAGAAGGCCCTCCAGGATGAGGCGGCCAAGATCGAGACGCCGCCCGCGCTGCCGGGCGAGGTCGAGGAGGAGTCCAAGGCCGCACCCAGCGACCGGCCCGTCTACGTCATCTCCGTCGCCGCCGAGCTGGTGGACATGCACCCTCAGACCCTGCGCCTCTACGAGCGCAAGGGCCTAATCCGCCCCAAGCGCAGTTCGGGCAAGACCCGCCTCTACTCCGAACGCGACATCGAACACCTGCGCGAGATCCGCCGGCTCACCCAGGAGCTGGGCGTCAACCTCGCCGGAGTCGAGGAGATCATGCGCCTGCGCCAGGAGCTCGAGGCGTTGCAGGAACGCTTCGAGGCCGAGATCGGCCGCCTGCGGCTCGAACTCCTGGCGAAGGTGGGCGAGGCGCGCGGGCCCGAAGGTGAAGCGGCCCCGGAGGCGGGCGGCGAGGGCGCTTAA
- a CDS encoding NAD-dependent malic enzyme — translation MAKVSRYYDVKRDKNGHRYLEVYVTGFLLQRIPLLNKSTAFTREERELLELEGLLPAHITSIEEQKERVYRRYRLQDNDLEKHIYLRNLQDRNEVLFYALLVEHLEEMLPIIYTPTVGDAVREFSHIYRLPRGLALSTENIHKADQCFANVPLEDVRLVVATDSSAILGIGDQGFGGMAISIGKLSLYAGAGGVAPDKTLPIELDVGTDREDLLQDPLYLGVRHHRLKGEAYYQFMDRFVQAFKKRYPKAILQWEDFSKEAAFTLLERYRKELPSFNDDIQGTGAVTWAGVLNAMKIKNEPVTDQVFVVYGAGAGGVGVAWAIVQGLIREGLSEEEARKRVYVLDSKGLLLSDRAMEAYKRPYAHDPAEVADWTFSGKAPHLLEVIQNARATVLLGLSGRPGDFNEPVVKAMLEATDRPVIFPLSNPTSASEALPEDILHWTEGAAIVATGSPFDPVEYKGKTYPIGQGNNAFIFPGLGFGAILAHAREITDGMVLAASYALADFVDRSHIEQGMVYPFVREMREASVHVAAKVILQAVADGVAATNRFDGLADHDVLDYVRRHFWEPHYLPYVKGTPEE, via the coding sequence ATGGCCAAGGTCAGCCGCTATTACGACGTAAAGAGGGACAAGAACGGCCACCGCTACCTCGAGGTTTACGTGACCGGGTTCCTGCTGCAGCGCATCCCCCTGCTCAACAAGAGCACCGCCTTCACCCGCGAGGAGCGGGAACTTCTGGAACTCGAGGGGCTGCTGCCGGCGCACATCACCAGCATCGAAGAGCAAAAGGAGCGGGTCTACCGAAGGTACCGGCTTCAGGACAACGATCTGGAAAAGCACATCTACCTGCGCAACCTGCAAGACCGCAACGAGGTCCTGTTTTACGCCCTGCTCGTCGAGCACCTGGAGGAGATGCTGCCCATCATCTACACCCCTACGGTGGGCGACGCGGTCCGCGAGTTCTCCCACATCTACCGCCTGCCCCGCGGGCTCGCGCTCTCCACTGAGAACATCCACAAGGCCGACCAGTGCTTCGCCAACGTGCCCCTCGAAGACGTGCGGCTGGTCGTGGCCACCGACTCCTCGGCCATCCTCGGCATCGGCGACCAAGGCTTCGGCGGCATGGCCATCTCCATCGGTAAGCTTTCCCTCTACGCGGGCGCCGGCGGCGTGGCCCCCGACAAGACGCTGCCCATCGAGCTGGACGTGGGCACCGACCGTGAGGACCTGCTCCAGGACCCCCTCTACCTGGGCGTGCGCCACCACCGCCTCAAGGGCGAGGCCTACTACCAGTTCATGGACCGCTTCGTCCAGGCCTTCAAGAAGCGCTACCCCAAGGCGATCCTCCAGTGGGAGGACTTTTCCAAGGAGGCGGCCTTCACCCTGCTCGAGCGCTACCGCAAGGAGCTGCCTTCGTTCAACGACGACATCCAGGGCACCGGCGCCGTCACCTGGGCGGGCGTGCTGAACGCCATGAAGATCAAGAACGAGCCGGTGACCGACCAGGTCTTCGTCGTCTACGGCGCGGGCGCCGGCGGCGTCGGCGTCGCTTGGGCGATCGTCCAGGGTCTGATCCGCGAGGGGCTCAGCGAGGAGGAGGCCAGGAAGCGCGTCTACGTGCTCGACTCCAAGGGGCTGCTCCTCAGCGACCGGGCGATGGAGGCGTACAAGCGCCCGTATGCCCACGACCCCGCCGAAGTGGCCGACTGGACCTTCAGCGGCAAGGCTCCGCACCTGCTCGAGGTCATCCAGAACGCCCGGGCCACGGTGCTGCTTGGGCTCTCGGGGCGCCCCGGCGATTTCAACGAGCCCGTGGTCAAGGCGATGCTCGAGGCCACCGACCGCCCCGTGATCTTCCCCCTGTCCAACCCCACCAGTGCTTCCGAGGCGCTGCCCGAGGACATCCTCCACTGGACCGAGGGCGCGGCCATCGTGGCGACCGGAAGCCCCTTCGACCCGGTGGAGTACAAGGGCAAGACCTACCCCATCGGCCAGGGCAACAACGCCTTCATCTTTCCCGGGCTGGGTTTCGGCGCCATCCTTGCGCACGCGCGCGAGATCACCGACGGCATGGTCCTCGCGGCCTCCTACGCGCTGGCCGACTTCGTCGACCGCTCCCACATCGAACAGGGGATGGTCTACCCCTTCGTGCGCGAGATGCGCGAGGCCAGCGTCCACGTGGCGGCCAAGGTGATCCTCCAGGCCGTCGCCGACGGCGTGGCCGCGACGAACCGCTTCGACGGTTTGGCCGACCACGACGTCCTCGATTACGTGCGCCGGCACTTCTGGGAGCCGCACTACCTCCCCTACGTCAAGGGCACCCCCGAGGAGTAG
- the mdh gene encoding malate dehydrogenase, translated as MAITGRPKVSVIGAGHVGSTLAMRIAEAALADVVLVDIVEGMPQGKALDLSQSRPVVLNDVTITGTNDYADIAGSDMVITTAGVPRKPGMSRDDLIEINGKIALTMGENIKKYAPDAFIIQVANPLDAITYVISEITGTPKNKIMGMAGVLDSSRYRHFIAEALGVSVKDVQGIVLGGHGDTMVPLPRFTWVGGAPLPDVMPADQIEAIVERTRKGGAEIVGLLKTGSAYYAPSAGAFEMAKAIIKDEKRILPVAAYLEGEYGISGLFVGVPAVLGKDGIEKIWELPLSDEELAALKNSADHVKALVDKVNELGILG; from the coding sequence ATGGCCATCACAGGACGTCCAAAAGTCAGCGTTATCGGTGCAGGACACGTCGGCTCCACCCTCGCCATGCGCATCGCCGAAGCCGCGCTCGCGGACGTGGTGCTCGTGGACATCGTCGAAGGCATGCCCCAGGGCAAGGCGCTGGACCTCTCCCAGTCCAGACCCGTCGTCCTCAACGACGTGACGATCACCGGGACCAACGACTACGCCGACATCGCAGGCTCGGACATGGTGATCACGACCGCCGGCGTGCCCCGCAAACCGGGCATGAGCCGCGACGATCTGATCGAAATCAACGGCAAGATCGCCCTTACGATGGGCGAGAACATCAAGAAGTACGCTCCCGACGCCTTCATCATCCAGGTCGCCAACCCGCTCGACGCCATTACCTACGTGATCAGCGAGATCACCGGCACGCCAAAGAACAAGATCATGGGCATGGCCGGGGTGCTCGACTCCTCGCGCTACCGCCACTTCATCGCCGAAGCGCTGGGGGTCAGCGTCAAGGACGTGCAGGGCATCGTCCTCGGCGGCCACGGCGACACCATGGTGCCGCTGCCCCGTTTCACCTGGGTGGGGGGCGCGCCGCTGCCCGACGTGATGCCCGCCGACCAGATCGAGGCCATCGTCGAGCGCACCCGCAAGGGCGGCGCCGAGATCGTGGGTCTGCTCAAGACCGGCTCGGCCTACTACGCCCCCTCGGCGGGCGCCTTCGAAATGGCGAAGGCGATCATCAAGGACGAAAAGCGCATCCTGCCGGTCGCCGCCTACCTGGAGGGCGAGTACGGCATCTCGGGCCTCTTCGTGGGCGTCCCCGCGGTGCTGGGGAAGGACGGCATCGAGAAGATCTGGGAGCTGCCGCTCTCGGACGAAGAGCTGGCGGCGTTGAAGAACAGCGCCGACCACGTCAAGGCCTTGGTGGACAAGGTCAACGAGCTGGGGATCCTCGGCTAG
- a CDS encoding enoyl-CoA hydratase-related protein: MDPVIHRTAGSVLEIALNRPDRLNALDETTLEALARALERAEDASVRAVLLRGEGRAFCAGQDLREAAGGALDYQAHLARYNRVVLQIRRLAKPVVAAVHGVAAGAGMALALAADLRVLGRDTRLTTAFARIALVPDSGMTYTLPRTVGWGRAFELLALSPDLSAEEAQRYGLANRVVDEERVLEEARTLAARLAEGPTRIYGLIKHALDESARLGLEEVLELEAQLQKLAGEGADHEEGVRAFLEKRPPRFAGR, translated from the coding sequence ATGGACCCCGTAATCCACCGCACCGCTGGCAGCGTGTTGGAAATCGCCCTGAACCGACCCGACCGGCTCAACGCCCTCGACGAGACGACGCTCGAGGCCCTGGCCCGGGCGCTCGAGCGGGCCGAAGACGCGTCCGTGCGCGCCGTGCTGCTGCGCGGCGAGGGCCGGGCCTTCTGCGCCGGGCAGGACTTGCGCGAGGCCGCCGGCGGCGCGCTCGACTACCAGGCCCACCTGGCGCGCTACAACCGTGTCGTGCTGCAGATCCGCCGGCTGGCCAAACCCGTGGTCGCCGCCGTGCACGGGGTGGCCGCGGGCGCGGGGATGGCGCTGGCGCTCGCCGCCGACCTGCGGGTGCTGGGCCGCGATACGCGGCTCACCACCGCCTTCGCGCGGATCGCCCTGGTGCCCGACTCGGGAATGACCTACACCCTTCCGCGCACCGTGGGCTGGGGCCGCGCCTTCGAGCTGCTGGCGCTCTCGCCCGACCTGAGCGCCGAGGAGGCGCAGCGCTACGGGCTTGCCAACCGCGTGGTGGACGAAGAACGGGTGCTTGAGGAGGCGCGTACGCTGGCGGCGCGGCTGGCCGAAGGGCCGACGCGGATCTACGGCCTGATCAAGCACGCCCTCGACGAGAGCGCCCGGCTCGGCTTGGAGGAGGTGCTCGAGCTCGAGGCGCAGCTGCAGAAACTGGCCGGCGAGGGCGCCGACCACGAGGAGGGCGTGCGGGCCTTCCTGGAAAAGCGGCCCCCCCGCTTCGCAGGGCGGTAG
- a CDS encoding protoglobin domain-containing protein: protein MGAVTGSDAVERRLRRVGFGPEHAERLLELKPIMHPLAHEMALAFYDHLGQDPETRRILWGEPGRVERLYESFEGWYRELFEGVYDADYAAKRLRVGVVHARYGVPLSSLIPAIGQVYSLALEHLLVALRPVELPSALEALGKVLTLDTTLMAESYERAVAAGVEDGEGATQRGAARILTLARSGAGLGGGR from the coding sequence ATGGGCGCGGTGACGGGATCCGATGCGGTAGAACGGCGCCTGCGGCGCGTGGGGTTCGGCCCCGAGCACGCCGAGCGCCTGCTCGAGCTCAAGCCCATCATGCACCCGCTGGCGCACGAGATGGCCCTGGCCTTCTACGACCACCTGGGGCAGGACCCCGAGACCCGCCGGATCCTCTGGGGGGAGCCGGGGCGGGTCGAACGCCTCTACGAAAGCTTCGAGGGCTGGTATCGGGAGCTCTTCGAGGGCGTATACGACGCGGACTACGCCGCGAAGCGGCTGCGGGTGGGGGTGGTGCACGCGCGCTACGGGGTGCCCCTTTCCTCGCTGATCCCGGCGATCGGCCAGGTCTACAGCCTGGCGCTGGAACACCTGCTCGTCGCGCTGCGCCCGGTCGAACTGCCCAGCGCCCTCGAGGCGTTGGGCAAGGTGCTCACCCTCGACACCACCCTGATGGCCGAAAGCTACGAGCGGGCCGTCGCCGCGGGCGTCGAAGACGGCGAGGGGGCCACGCAGCGCGGCGCGGCCCGGATCCTCACCCTGGCCCGTTCAGGAGCCGGGCTGGGCGGCGGCCGCTAG
- the gltB gene encoding glutamate synthase large subunit, which yields MSSGYDPTQNSVHDACGIGFIADAQGRRSHRVLQLGIEALARMAHRGAVAADGLTSDGVGLLTQIPYPLFKRVLVREGIAPENPRDIAVGMFFLPRDPEARERAMKVVADELEALGLGHEVWRRVPTNPEVLGEVARSAEPEVWQAVLIKPSAFSASAYERALYRARRRIERAWRDAGLEAYAVSLSSRTLVYKGLMLARDLAAYYPDLADPYYQTALTLFHQRYSTNTFPAWQLAQPFRYLAQNGEINTLQGNVNWMLAREPELISQHWGDALEDLKPVVDTSGSDSAILDNVFELLVQSGRDPLHAMMMLVPEAYENVAEVDPEVRAFFEYHASLSEPWDGPAALVYSDGRYAAASLDRNGLRPLRYWRLADGLVVLGSETGIVDAEAEAIVEKGRLGPGQIFAVDTEKGRVYHDAEIKKRYATRRPYAVWVRRHRTYPPKTKNLLHEGQDLPRGADFVRLQKAFGYSREDLTHLLAPMSRLASEPVGSMGDDTPLPFLSSLPQWLYRYFRQRFAQVTNPPIDPLREEMVMSLRSLVGPRMSFLETQEGAAHQMEFDSPIIHGDQLEWIYNHDDTWYRPYRLRTRFPSYGGPEAMKRALDALLQEAQAAVEQGFNVLILSDRGVGPEWAPIPMPLVVGGVHHHLIRLGRRMRVSLVVETGEARQDHHFAVLLGYGADLVYPYLALASVRDLVERDPRGRAPISLEQALLNYQRAVEKGLRKILAKMGISTLASYRGAQIFEVLGLEPEVVDTYFKGTPARFGAVGLERIARDVLAFHEEAYGGPAELADRGEFRFRKQGEYHAFNPVVFKSLHRAVREERRESYEAYARAVNERPPAAVRDLLTWKKTDRPVPLEEVEPIEAILERFRTQAMSFGALSREAHEVLAVAMNRIGAMSNSGEGGEDPVRYHPYKEDRPDLTQSDWHPRSGDWGNSKVKQVASGRFGVTPAYLVSAEEIEIKMAQGSKPGEGGQIPGFKVNREIARVRGATPGVTLISPPPHHDIYSIEDLAQLIYDLKRVNKNARVGVKLVSEVGVGTIAAGVAKGYADRVLISGADGGTGASPLGSIKYAGSPWELGLAEAHRVLLENGLRDRVRLQVDGGLKTGRDVVLAALLGAEEFGFGTAALVAVGCVMARQCHLNTCPVGVATQNEALRRRFPGTPEHAVRFLVYVAQEVRAILAEMGVRSLDEIVGCNDLLVRREVPLERADDVDLTPLLEPFPEWRPKPLEKRAERPEDGPLLDDQLYATFAPALQDRKPRFARFAVRNRERAVGARLSGEIARFHGEEGLPAGTVHARIEGVAGQSFGAFLAPGVFLELVGEAQDYLAKGMAGGLISVRPPLYREDPEILAGNTVLYGATGGALYVAGRVGERFAVRNSGARAVVEGVGEHACEYMTGGLVVVLGETGQNFAAGMTGGVAYVYDPQSRFPERYNPTLVGIARLSPGVDDELLRAMLERHLKLTGSPRARTILEDWEEHRGDFWKVAPLSLPEGLTPGDTEALLLEAVRAESVLEPAPEGVVADGGPGD from the coding sequence ATGAGCAGCGGTTATGACCCCACCCAAAATTCGGTCCACGACGCCTGCGGAATCGGCTTCATCGCCGACGCCCAGGGGCGGCGCAGCCACCGGGTGCTGCAGCTGGGCATCGAGGCCCTGGCGCGCATGGCCCACCGCGGGGCGGTGGCCGCCGACGGACTGACCAGCGACGGGGTCGGGTTGCTCACCCAGATCCCTTACCCGCTGTTCAAGCGCGTGTTGGTGCGGGAGGGCATCGCCCCGGAAAACCCGCGCGACATCGCGGTGGGGATGTTCTTCCTGCCCCGCGATCCCGAGGCCCGCGAGCGGGCCATGAAGGTCGTCGCGGACGAGCTGGAGGCGCTGGGCCTGGGGCACGAGGTCTGGCGCCGCGTGCCCACCAACCCCGAGGTGCTGGGCGAGGTGGCCCGCAGCGCCGAGCCCGAGGTCTGGCAGGCGGTTCTGATCAAACCGTCGGCCTTTTCGGCCTCCGCCTACGAGCGCGCCCTCTACCGGGCGCGCCGGCGGATCGAGCGGGCCTGGCGCGACGCGGGGCTCGAGGCCTATGCGGTCTCGCTCTCCTCGCGCACCCTGGTCTACAAGGGTCTGATGCTGGCGCGCGACCTGGCCGCCTACTACCCCGACCTCGCCGACCCCTACTACCAGACGGCGCTGACCCTGTTTCACCAGCGCTATTCCACCAACACCTTCCCCGCCTGGCAGCTTGCCCAGCCGTTCCGCTACCTGGCCCAGAACGGCGAGATCAACACCCTGCAGGGCAACGTGAACTGGATGCTCGCCCGGGAACCCGAGCTGATCAGCCAGCACTGGGGCGATGCGCTCGAGGACCTGAAGCCGGTCGTGGACACCTCGGGCAGCGACTCGGCGATCCTCGACAACGTCTTCGAGCTGCTGGTGCAGAGCGGGCGCGATCCGCTGCACGCGATGATGATGCTCGTCCCCGAGGCTTACGAGAACGTGGCCGAGGTCGACCCCGAGGTGCGCGCCTTCTTCGAGTACCACGCCTCGCTCTCCGAGCCCTGGGACGGCCCGGCCGCGCTCGTCTACTCCGACGGCCGCTACGCCGCGGCCTCCCTGGACCGCAACGGCCTGCGGCCGTTGCGCTACTGGAGGCTGGCCGACGGCCTGGTGGTGCTGGGGTCGGAGACCGGCATCGTCGACGCCGAGGCTGAGGCGATCGTCGAGAAAGGGCGGCTCGGACCGGGCCAGATCTTTGCCGTGGACACCGAGAAGGGCCGGGTCTACCACGACGCCGAGATCAAGAAGCGTTACGCCACCCGCCGGCCTTACGCCGTCTGGGTGCGGCGGCACCGCACCTACCCGCCGAAGACCAAGAACCTGCTGCACGAGGGGCAAGACCTCCCTCGGGGCGCCGACTTCGTGCGCCTGCAGAAGGCCTTCGGCTACAGCCGCGAAGACCTCACCCACCTGCTGGCCCCGATGAGCCGGCTCGCCAGCGAGCCGGTGGGCTCGATGGGCGACGACACCCCGCTGCCCTTCCTCTCCTCGCTGCCGCAGTGGCTCTACCGCTACTTCCGCCAGCGCTTCGCCCAGGTGACCAACCCCCCCATCGACCCGCTGCGCGAGGAGATGGTGATGTCGCTGCGCAGCCTGGTGGGGCCGCGGATGAGCTTCCTGGAGACCCAGGAGGGCGCAGCGCACCAGATGGAGTTCGACTCGCCCATCATCCACGGGGACCAGCTCGAGTGGATCTACAACCACGACGACACCTGGTACCGCCCCTACCGTCTGCGCACCCGCTTCCCCTCCTACGGCGGTCCCGAGGCGATGAAACGCGCCCTCGACGCGCTCTTGCAGGAGGCCCAGGCGGCGGTGGAGCAGGGGTTCAACGTCCTGATCCTCAGCGACCGCGGGGTGGGGCCCGAGTGGGCCCCGATCCCCATGCCGCTCGTCGTGGGCGGCGTGCACCACCACCTGATCCGGCTTGGCCGGAGGATGCGCGTCTCGCTGGTCGTCGAGACGGGCGAGGCGCGCCAGGACCACCACTTCGCGGTCCTGCTAGGCTACGGCGCGGACCTCGTCTACCCCTACCTGGCCCTGGCTTCGGTGCGCGACCTGGTGGAGCGCGACCCCCGCGGTCGGGCGCCGATCTCGCTCGAGCAGGCCCTGTTGAACTACCAGAGGGCCGTCGAGAAGGGGTTGCGCAAGATCCTGGCGAAGATGGGCATCTCTACCCTGGCGAGCTACCGCGGCGCCCAGATCTTCGAGGTGCTCGGCCTCGAGCCCGAGGTGGTGGACACCTACTTCAAGGGGACGCCGGCCCGTTTCGGAGCGGTGGGGCTCGAGCGCATCGCCCGCGACGTGCTCGCTTTCCATGAGGAGGCCTACGGCGGGCCCGCCGAGCTCGCCGACCGCGGCGAGTTCCGCTTCCGCAAGCAAGGGGAGTACCACGCCTTCAACCCGGTGGTCTTCAAGTCGCTGCACCGCGCGGTGCGCGAAGAGCGCCGCGAGAGCTACGAGGCCTACGCGCGCGCCGTGAACGAGCGCCCGCCCGCGGCGGTTCGCGACCTGCTCACCTGGAAGAAGACCGACCGTCCCGTACCCCTGGAGGAGGTCGAGCCCATCGAGGCGATCCTCGAGCGGTTCCGCACCCAGGCCATGAGCTTCGGCGCGCTCTCGCGCGAGGCCCACGAGGTGCTCGCCGTGGCCATGAACCGCATCGGCGCGATGAGCAACTCCGGCGAGGGCGGGGAAGACCCGGTGCGCTACCACCCCTACAAGGAGGACCGCCCCGACCTGACGCAGTCGGACTGGCACCCCCGTTCCGGCGACTGGGGCAACAGCAAGGTGAAGCAGGTGGCCTCGGGGCGTTTCGGCGTGACCCCCGCCTACCTGGTGAGCGCCGAGGAGATCGAGATCAAGATGGCCCAGGGTTCCAAGCCCGGCGAGGGCGGCCAGATCCCCGGCTTCAAGGTGAACCGCGAGATCGCCCGCGTGCGCGGGGCCACCCCCGGGGTGACGCTGATCTCGCCCCCGCCGCACCACGACATCTACTCGATCGAGGACCTGGCCCAGTTGATCTACGACCTCAAGCGGGTCAACAAGAACGCCCGCGTGGGCGTCAAGCTCGTCAGCGAGGTGGGCGTGGGCACGATCGCCGCCGGGGTGGCCAAGGGCTACGCCGACCGGGTGCTCATCTCCGGCGCCGACGGCGGCACCGGCGCCTCGCCGCTGGGCTCGATCAAGTACGCCGGCAGCCCCTGGGAGCTCGGCCTTGCCGAGGCCCACCGCGTCCTGCTGGAAAACGGCCTGCGCGACCGGGTGCGCTTGCAGGTCGACGGGGGGCTCAAGACCGGCCGCGACGTGGTGCTGGCGGCGCTTCTGGGCGCCGAGGAGTTCGGCTTCGGCACCGCCGCGCTGGTGGCCGTGGGCTGCGTGATGGCGCGCCAGTGCCACCTCAACACCTGCCCCGTCGGGGTGGCCACCCAGAACGAAGCCCTGCGCCGCCGTTTCCCCGGAACCCCCGAACACGCGGTTCGCTTCCTGGTCTACGTGGCCCAGGAGGTGCGCGCGATCCTGGCCGAGATGGGCGTGCGGAGCCTCGACGAGATCGTCGGATGCAACGACCTGCTCGTGCGCCGTGAGGTGCCGCTGGAACGCGCCGACGACGTCGACCTCACGCCGCTGCTGGAACCGTTCCCCGAATGGCGGCCCAAGCCCCTCGAAAAACGCGCCGAGCGCCCGGAAGACGGGCCCTTGCTCGACGATCAGCTCTACGCCACCTTCGCCCCCGCCCTGCAGGACCGCAAGCCGCGCTTCGCCCGCTTCGCGGTGCGCAACCGCGAGCGCGCCGTGGGGGCGCGCCTCTCGGGCGAGATCGCCCGCTTCCACGGCGAGGAGGGGCTGCCCGCGGGGACCGTCCACGCCCGCATCGAGGGGGTGGCGGGGCAGAGCTTCGGCGCCTTCCTGGCCCCGGGCGTCTTTCTCGAGCTGGTCGGGGAGGCCCAGGACTACCTGGCCAAGGGCATGGCCGGAGGGCTGATCAGCGTACGGCCGCCGCTCTACCGCGAGGACCCCGAGATCCTGGCCGGCAACACCGTGCTCTACGGCGCGACCGGCGGCGCCCTCTACGTGGCCGGGCGCGTGGGCGAGCGTTTCGCGGTGCGCAACTCCGGGGCCCGGGCGGTGGTGGAGGGCGTCGGCGAGCACGCCTGCGAGTACATGACCGGCGGGCTGGTCGTGGTTCTAGGCGAGACCGGGCAGAACTTCGCCGCCGGCATGACCGGGGGCGTCGCCTACGTCTACGACCCCCAGAGCCGTTTTCCCGAGCGTTACAACCCGACCCTGGTCGGGATCGCGCGCCTCTCTCCGGGCGTGGACGACGAGCTGCTGCGGGCCATGCTCGAGCGCCACCTGAAGCTCACGGGCAGCCCCCGCGCCCGCACGATCCTCGAAGACTGGGAGGAGCACCGGGGCGACTTCTGGAAGGTGGCGCCGCTGAGCCTGCCCGAGGGGCTGACGCCCGGGGACACCGAAGCCCTGCTGCTCGAGGCGGTCCGCGCCGAGTCCGTCCTGGAGCCCGCACCCGAAGGGGTGGTTGCGGACGGTGGGCCCGGGGATTAG